The Mastacembelus armatus chromosome 14, fMasArm1.2, whole genome shotgun sequence genomic interval CGATTGTCGATTGACTTCATTCTGAACACAGTCACCAGAATGCTGACAtaagacagaaatataaaagcaaaaggtCCTACAAGGTTCAGGAAAGTAAGCAAAGAGGCCACAGACCACTGCATTGTGTAATCATTACAGGCAAGTCTAAATACAGTCacagaaataactgaaaatgttGAGAGAATTGCAAAAGGACAGTCGAGTCATTATACCTACTGCAAATCCAATGACTCCCAGAGTCAAACACCAAGTCAGGCAGACAATGTAAGACATGCTCCGCAGTGTGTTGATTGAGTTCTGACGCAGAGGGAAACATATTGCAATCAACCTGTCATAGGCAAGTATAGCAAGTGCAAATGACTCCAAAGTACCAAACGCATAGTAAACGTACATTTGGACCAAACATAAGTTGAATGGAACAAAGTTATTCTTGATGAGGAATATTTTTATCATGCTGGGAATAATGCATGTGTTTAGAATTAAATCAGTTACTGCAAGATTGACCACAGCCAAAAATTTTGGAGTGTGTAAACAATGATCAACGGTAATTACGTAAATCACCACAGCATTCAACAGCACTGTAAGCACATAGACAAATGCTAAAAAGATGAAGCAGACAGTGATGTGGGGAAATATCTGAAATCCAATGATATAGAAGCCTGGAGAATgaatgatgacgatgatgagtATGATGAGTCATTGAGAACAGGCCTGAGAAAAGGCAAAACACCACAGACTTTGTTTTAGAGAACAACCTCTGTGTAAAGGTTCTGcagcctgtaaaaaaaaaaaaaagggaatcaTATCACATTATAGGATCCCTGAAAGGTGCATGTGCATTATAATGAcattataatgacatttaaacagattgTACTACAGTGGGAAGATATACTTTCCTCATTGATCTCCTGAGATAAACCTTCTCACTGACAGCACCCAACATAAAAGTTTAATGTTGTTAATTTGATCCACAAGAAACAGGCTGTAGTTAATTTGGAATGCactcaaaacaaacatctaatTATTCTTTTGTAGGATCATTTAATGAGTTTGAAGATGTCACTAGTCCTCCTATCTTAATGCTGAAGTACTGTGCATGTAATCTGATCATAAtaatatagaataaaataaattcatgacAGGTTATACTTGCTATGGCAAGTAAGACTCTACAATATGAAGGCAGTTTTGAATCAGTGTAGactttgttgtttattaatttttaaatcatttattttgctttatattttctgacatttggtttaagttttgcagtttttgcaTTGTCCCATTACAGAgcatttcattctgtttctgtcgACTGCATCGACatcagacacattaaaaaaaaaaaaacatcagtgtgtaaCTCATGATCATGTGACACAGTGACATCTATTTCTACTGTCTCACAGTGACAGAAGATACAATATAAATGGCAGGTCTGTCACAGTACAACTCACTTCagggaactgcacacttgttactgtctgaggtgagtttggtgACAACAGttcccatcagtcagctgtgtctttctttattttatattttgtgattttaCTCTGTTTACATTTAGTGAAAGAAATAATGGTCCCAGGCAGGAAAAgtgctaccatatctaatgtcacatttgttcgtcctgcaaaattcTACATCAatggattttccaacatccctcatgttacatatttttatatcttcctgtgttttgtctatatcatgactgttgttgggaatgttctccttctctcagtgattttcctggtcaagactcttcatactcctaaatacatgattgtgttcaacctggctttgacagatttgtgtgggagcactgctctcatcccaaaagtcttagacacatttttgtctgacaacagatacattgtctatgaggcttgtttaagttatatgttctttgtttggttttttggaggtgtgcagtcatggacacttgtcactatggcatatgacagatttatagcaatttgcttccctttaaggtaccatagtattgtgactaaaccagctattgctgcaatgctgctgttttcatgggttgttttattgagtttatttgcattttcaattGGACTACTTgatcgtctctccttctgtggatctttggtgatacaaagctttttctgtgatcatGGACCAACATATCGTCTGGCCTGTAATGACACGTCTTTAAATTACACAATGGTAATTGTAGTCTTCACTATAATCATGTGCTTCCCTCCTCTATTAATAGCactgacatatgtttgcattgccatagcactgagcaggattgcatcacataaagaaagagtcaaagcattgaaaacttgtacttctcacctgattcttgtggctattttCTTCCTACCTCTCTTGGGCACCAACATAGCTGCACtgacctcctccctccatcctaaTGCCAGGATCATAAACTCTACTTTGACACACACCATACCAGCTTTGCTcaatcctattatatactctttaaagacagaagaagtgctgaactctatcaggaaactttacaaaaacaataggATGAGTAAGATAGCCTCATCAATCTCTTAACTGTTGTACTGACATATCAAATAGTGTTAACATTTTTAGCGTTATTTTGTAAGACGATATCAACTTTTCACTTAGAAGTCCTGCAGTTTTACTTTGAAttgtaattatgtattttttttattattcattgtatTTTGCTGTTGCAGTAGCCATGTAATGATCTGCTTTGAAAGAAACTTTGTAAAAACAATAGGCtgctcaacacaaacacagtgttaaattgTTAACTGTGTTTAGTAAGTTTTTATCAACTTTTTACTAGCACAtactattttgttttaaattgtggtTATTATAAGTTATTGTGTCAGTCGTGTTTAGCAGTTGCAGTAGTcatgatctgtttttcaaaataaaatgaattatgaatatgTAATAACTCTACACTGCTTAGGACATCAGATATTTGACAACAACAtctttacctgttttttttctttattacttCATAGAGATGGAATTATTAAAGGCATATATAATCATGTTAACACATACTAACATATTGCACACTGGTAAATATTTAATACTTCATGTCTCAAGTCTCATACACAGACAGTAAATATGGCTGATTCAACTTATATAGGAATAAATGGATCAATGAATCATGACCTCTTTACAAACTTTCATATGATTAATACTATGACCAGAGACTAAACTACTTCAGTGATATCTGATTCCCTCACAAGAAAAAGGTTTTGGGTCTGTATCCCATAACCTTTGTATGGGGAGTATGAACGTTCTCTTCATGTCTAAGATTTCTCCAGTCACCCTGGTTTGCATGTTCACAGTCCAAGGACATATACTTTAGGTTAATTGGCGACTCTATATTTCCACTTGGtgtgaatatttgtttgttGCCCTGTGCCTGCTTTGTGTTTGACTCACAAACTCACCAGGGTGTACCCTGTCTCTTGTCCAGTCTCACCTGGAATAAACTCCACCCCCACCACAAAACTAGACGCCACAACAAATGTACATTAAGAAAATTTTGCTGTAATAGACAACAATCCATATAATCAGGCTtcagacaaataaacaaatacagctgTACAACTTCATTTTGATTATAAATAATATTCAAGAGTTGGATTGTAGCAGTAACTATGCTGTTTCCAAAATCCAGACCGATACTAAGAAAATGTAACCTCTTTTCTTGGCTGGTAACATGCTCCAGTTCTCTCTGGACAGGATTAAGAAGCACTTACGGTTTACTTGAACAGCGGCTTTATTCAGCTCTAACACGGCAGGTACAGCACATCAAAATCACATTGCAGGgacactctgacacacactttttttcaaTCATGCGGTCTCCCCGAACTGTCACATTCAAAAACTGTGTCCTGTGCAAAACAAAAGGTAGGAAGTAAAATTATTCCCAACCAAGGGAACATAACTCAGCAACTAAGATGCTAAGTATACTTTTAGGGGGGTATATTATAATGGTGCTGAACATATTGGAATCTTTAGTTGAACCAAACCTGAAACATAAGGCTCTAAGAAGTGTGGACCAGCAGGTTTCTGACTTCATGTGGCTAGGACCAGTAGAATGATTTAAGTTGTTGAAACAACTGAACTTATTACAGTACATCTAAGTAGTCACAGTTGTATTTTCTGTCCATTTGTTAAAATCTATCAGAAAAACTTGGTTCGTAGGGACAGCCTGGTGGGGCAATAGtagcactgtttcctcacagcagaGAGTGTCCAGGTCTAAATCCTACTTGACATAGGGCCTATTTGTGTTTAGTTGCATGTCCTGTGTCTGTGGAGATTTTCTCTAGTATTCTGACTTCCTCCCACACTCTAAATAGCACTTGCTCCTTAGCACCGTAATTAGTCCTCGTTCTGTTTTTGTGCCCCCTTGCTCTGTTTGACTGCATACAGTCGGCCACACCTCATTTTTCTCTCCTGAAAAACCACCCTCTTATTGGCAGGACCTCAGCAAGAGAATGAGTGATCCATTTGCTCTATTGGCATCCCTAGCTCGCTTGAAATTTAGAGAAGAACACAGTTCAGTTACAATATACTGCGTCCTAATCCTGTTCTCATGCCCAACTGCATTCAGCAGCTCATTCAGATCCAGGGTGTTCACTCTGAAGGGACTCCTCCCCCCTCTTCATGCTTCTGAGTAGTGAGCAGACTCTGATCTTCTTGTCCTGTGCACGTTGCCATGCTACCTGATCCATTGCTGTTGCTGTAAGTGTCCAGCTCTCTGGTTCTGTGTGTACTTACATTCCCACCTGGAGTTCGGTTCAGGTCAGGCtttagtgttttggtttttcctcCTGGTTTATCAGGAGGCGTACTTAGCAGGAAGCCCATGACAGTGTCCCTCCTCACTGCCCAGCGTCCAAAACCTCAGTGCGCCACTGTAACCTTCCCCGCTGAGGTTTCACGGCAGTTCCAGTCCCCTGGAGTTATGGCGATGGCACCCACGCCGAACTCCAGCCAGTTCCAGTCCCTTGGCGTTGTGTTGAAGGCGCCCATGCTGAGGACTAGGCTGTTCCAGTCCCCCCGCATCGTGGCGAAGGCGCCCACACCGAGGTCCAGCCTCCAGTTCTGGCTCCTTGGCGGCCGAGCGAGATCCTCCACGCCGAGGTCCAACCTGTTCCAGTCCCCCGGAGTTGCGGCGAAGTCACCCACGCCGTACTCCAGCCAGTTCCAGTCCTTTGGTGGCGGAATGGGGTCCTTCGTGCCGATGT includes:
- the LOC113142578 gene encoding olfactory receptor 1-like, giving the protein MVPGRKSATISNVTFVRPAKFYINGFSNIPHVTYFYIFLCFVYIMTVVGNVLLLSVIFLVKTLHTPKYMIVFNLALTDLCGSTALIPKVLDTFLSDNRYIVYEACLSYMFFVWFFGGVQSWTLVTMAYDRFIAICFPLRYHSIVTKPAIAAMLLFSWVVLLSLFAFSIGLLDRLSFCGSLVIQSFFCDHGPTYRLACNDTSLNYTMVIVVFTIIMCFPPLLIALTYVCIAIALSRIASHKERVKALKTCTSHLILVAIFFLPLLGTNIAALTSSLHPNARIINSTLTHTIPALLNPIIYSLKTEEVLNSIRKLYKNNRMTLTRQVQHIKITLQGHSDTHFFSIMRSPRTVTFKNCVLCKTKGPQQENE